GCACCTTTCGCCAGGATCAGGAAGCGGATCTCGCCGCGGCCATTCTCGCAGTCGGCGAGGGCGACGTGCTCGCGCACAACGGGGGCCGCTTCGACTTCCTCTGGCTGATCGACGCCTGGATCCGCTTCGGCCTGTGGCGCGACGGGATGACGATCAACGTCGCCGAGTCGGGCGCGTCGATCGTCTCGATGCGCGTGCGCGGGCCCGGACTCAACCTCACGTTTCGCGACACCTATCGGATGTTCCCCGTGAGCCTCGCGCGGATCGGCGGCAAGTCCGAGGTTGGCCTTGCGTGCTCGATGGAGCGCGCCGAGTGCGCCGAGCAGGCG
This window of the bacterium genome carries:
- a CDS encoding DNA polymerase, which gives rise to MAAPSIRPRAAFDIETVGWDRFYCGALLFDGRMRTFRQDQEADLAAAILAVGEGDVLAHNGGRFDFLWLIDAWIRFGLWRDGMTINVAESGASIVSMRVRGPGLNLTFRDTYRMFPVSLARIGGKSEVGLACSMERAECAEQA